The genome window gacggttgtaaataaaccgtcttagaatggtagagcatggcatttttgtaattatgggAAACTTAAACAAAGACGGGTTTGCTAAAGGATCGTCTTTGTTTAAGCAACCCTAATTTAACTCGCAGGTGTGCATGCTGTCGGGGTCATCACTACTGAAACTTGAGCGCGTTGAGCTCGACTGAAAGATTACTTCTAAGTCCAGTTGTGTTCTCCGGTCGTCGTCATTAGCCCGATAAGTTTAGAACTCGCAGGTCAATGCAAAGGCATTTGTGTTAGCCTAAGCCAAGGTCATTACACTCTTCACCGCCATGTCCTACTCGTTTCTAAAATCCCCTCTGAGGCTCTCACCTCTGTCACTGACACACACATTCTAAGCTAGGCGGTAGTAAGCGCACGTGACCTGCATGGGTCCCGCTCATTTGCGATCCGGCCCGAGAGTCCGACCCGAGATACAAGCCCACGAAGCTCCTTCTAAGGGTCATTGATACACTCATGGCCGGCGAGGCCCGGATTAATGACCACTTATGGCAATGTCGTTcctgtgtttgtttgttttggatTTTAGGGATGAGAAGGGAAAAGGGTTCATTGCTTAGTGATGTCTTCATTCTCACTTGTAACCCTAGGTTGCTGTAGCGTAATAATACCTTGCGCATCCCCCTATTGTCCTCCTCTATTCTGTCATTGTGAAGTGTGTATTATTTCCGATGAACCAGTATGAATTATTATTTGCCTTtggtttatctttttattttgaatattaagCTTTGTTGTTGGAGTATTATTTGCCTTTGGTTCTTGACCTGTTTTCCTGTTAGTTTATCTCTTCAGTGAGTggtttttacttgttggttCAGGTTGGTATATCTGAAAGTGGGATTGATGATGCTGTTCAAAAGCTGGTTACATGTGGGTAAGGATGACATGGATTTGATTTGATAGTTGCTAGTGAACTAGTGatactatatttattaaatgcAAATTCCGAATGTTCATTTTGTGCGCCATATAGATCATTGTAGCTAATTCTAGATAGATTGGAATGTATGTGTTAAATctcaataataaatttacttgTTGACTTCCTAATTAACTTGTTGTAGACTTAGTACGGTGCTTTCATTGTGAAGGTATAAGGTTGGACGAGTGGAGCAATTAGAGACATCTGAAGAAGCAAAAGCTAGAGGAGCTAACTCTGTAAGTTTTGTCATCCTTGCAGTTGTGTTGGCTACCTAGTTTCAGAAGGTTCATGTAGATGTTTTCAACATTTGGTTGTGCTTGATGAGTTATGCTTcaacaatcattattttatACACACACAGTCTGTAGCCTACTGTAAGTACACGAGAGATTTGTCCAAGTCTCTATTTCTTAAGTTAATATTGAATCCCatgtgttaattttaatttatccaCAATGATGTAGGGAACTTTTATGAAGTTTCTAATTGATATGGGGACTGTAAATTTGACAGGACATACAGTTCTCACAAATAACAATCTAAAAGGGGAGGTCCCAGCGAATGgttcattttcattatttacCCCCATCAGGTTagtacaaataattaaattcttatctaTGGTTATTGTTGAAGGATGAGCTCAAAATTTGGCAATCCCCTGTTCCATTTTGATGCCTGTTTATCATtgaaaattgtttaaaattggGTAAGATAATAACTTCAGGTAACAGCTTGAATTCAGAATATAACTGTAGCATGCGTAAGCCTAAATAAATTGTTACCATCATCTAGTTTTGGTACAGGCCAGACTAGCGTAGGTTTTTTCTACATATTTATTCTGTAGTTGTCAAAACTATTGAAAACTATTCAAATCATTTAGAAATAGGTTTTCGTAAGCCTAAATAAATTGTTAGTATAATCTACTTTGGGTTTAAAATAAACTTTGGTTACTCAGTTGCAGGTTTAATTAAGATTCCAGTAAAATACATATTCACCTCATAGTGTAAAACCCTGCAGCAATGCTATTATTGAAATGTACATATTGACAGAGTTTTATTGTGTAATTGTAATAAGGTCTATAAAATGTATCAAACATTGTATTCAATAGTGCTATCAATCAATCTCTCAGGATAAAAAGGCAACCTTTGGAATGCACCAACCAAAACCAAACGTGTAAGAATGTCATCAAAAGAAgtgcaaaatatataaaagatagtTTAATTTGTTGTGAAACTGATATGGTGTCTAGATACAATCTCTTGGTCAGCGCATCACCCTTTTATGCTTTTGTTAGTAAAGTGTGGTGATCAATAAACTGGCTCCGCCAAGGAGAGGCAATGTAACTTGAAGAAACaagttttgttattattttattttttataaataaacatgAATAAATTAGTTAGGGACACAATGTTAGGTGCCATACTATAACTACATCCTGGGCTGATACATGTTTTCAATTGCATCCTGGGCTGTTAAAGTTGTTATAGATTACATAGGTTCCATAGAGTGTAAAGCTGTTACAAAATTGGTTACATAGTTTATAGGATTCATTGtgaattgatattttaaagAACTGAGCAGGTAAACCTTAGAAGGAGAATTCTCTGCTTTACTGATTGTCATACTGTCTACATCACAAAACTATTCTATCAGTTTCTCTGTTCTCTGTTTTCTCAGTACTCTTTTACATCTCATTTTTGGGGTTtgtgataaataataatttagtttGAACTGCAAGATGTCTTACCGGGGAACCAATGGGATAGAGGGTAGAATCATTAGAGAAATTGTATCTTTAGCAAACACAAAGTAGTAATTGTGGCATCAAGTACAGTGAGTGAATTACATTGCatgtaaaaagataatttcattctattttcatccaaaaatatatatgtaatatgtCGCACCACTTGATGCACAAAAGGGtagttttctaaattttatgaactaggtaaatttaaataattattttttgtttatatttattaaaatcaatgcttaataatatttatgttattaaaaaatgaatgtttatgttaatttttaaaattagtgtttttttttaatttttcaagttttaaaatgggttattgaatttaaataattattattgtttaattaattgttattttttaattaattaatttgataattttttaaaaagaaacctaattatttttttaaaaaattacatatatgtttgtgcaaatttaaatttacattatttttaaaaattaatgttttgttattttaaattttaatgtttaaagtATCATGATTTTTAAGGTtttaattgtcatttaatttattttttttttcattgtgtaATTAActgatgtttttaaatttttaaattttaaatatataatgtttattttttaattttacattatatatattgtcATATATTTCATGGCCCGTATGAAGTGGACATATGTTgctagaagaaggaaaaaaacccCTCGGGGGAgggaatttaaacaaaatatttatatatttttttaaaaatgaattaagactatataataaaaaaataaagtaaattacacTTGTTGTTCTCCAAATTAGCGTTTATTATATTCATATCCTTATCTAAAATAACATTTCTTTTGCTTCTCTTGAACAATTATCGAGATTAAGTGTTAAGTTTTTATGAAATGTCCTAATAATTCCTTCTCAATCTCATACACAATCATAGAACCACTACTACAAAAGCAATTATTTAAGTCACGAGACCTACGACGGTTGTGCAAAACCGCCTTAATATAAGGCACGACTAGTCCTAATAAtttctgtttgtttttgttgaataatgTTAGAATAAATGAAAAACATCCAATTGTATCTCAATTATATGTTAAGATTAGttccatattttattattatctgaATTACCTCCCAGGATTGGCTTTCATATTTCCTTATTATTGACAAGAACCAAGAGAGAACCAATCCTCAAAAACTAGCCATTGCAGTTGGAGAGCCCAAGGCCTTTTTAAATTGACACTCAAATCTCATATTTGTAATGTGGGACTCCAGCCCCATACCTTGCAATTGGATTCTAACAATTATCTCATGATTTGTTTcctatttaattagaattatgaTAGATtattactataaataaaagttagtgctttatgttttatattatattgtaacattttatataaaatcaagTGAACATCAATTGGATTCTAACAATTTGAAGGTTAAATTCTCACTTTTTTAGTTAGGCAACATGTCACACACATTGCTATAgtatatttaaaacaataaattaaatctaCAAAAGTATAGaagattaaatattaaaacataataaataaaattagagtaGGGATAGTTGACACTAAATGAgaattcagaagaaaaaaaaaacatgtctaCAAATGAGTTGAGTTCACAGCTTGACTCTAAtacaaacttttcttttttactggTATTCGACCCGAACCAAACTTATGAGCAGTTGTTAGCTCAGTTTGATTTTACATTATAactattttagatatttttatttatttattcatttactttgtacaataaaattaattatttcaatttaataatcAAAACCCTGAACCAGACTCGCTACCCTTTCATTGCAGCCTCGCATCTTTAGTTCTCTGCTTGCCGTCACCTTCGTCCTCCGCTGCACCTCCGTCGCAGTCCATTCCTCTCTCTTTCTTGGAGCACTCACTTTGTCTACGTAAGTAACCCTCAcccttctttattattatttccaccAATTCGTTATCTGTTGCTACAATTCCTGATGCAgcaaattgaattttgttcgtTACTAAGGAAAATTACTTTATTCATATAGATCTCTGCTAGGGTTCACATTTGTTTGGTAATCTCTGCAAGTGCCTCTCTCGTCCTCATTGCGGTTCACATTCTCTGCCAGGTATCTATCTCTgcaatttcaactttcaacattaTTACTCACTTGTTTCATTCAATTCATTGTTCCTATGTTAGATTTTTATGTCCCTTTAGACTATACTGTAAGTAAAACAGTCACATTGCTATAgtatatttaaaacaataaattaaatctaCAAAAGTATAGaagattaaatattaaaacataataaataaaattagagtaGGGATAGTTGACACTAAAtgagaaattagaaaaaaaaaacatgtctaGAAATGAGTTGAGTTCGCAGCTTGACTCTAATACAAACTTTCATGTTGTACTCTATCCTAAGCACATGAAGCTTGCTGCATGCTTTTGTTACCCAAAACAGCAGGCTTTGAGTTCAACTTAATATTAATGTAATCGaacttttcataaatttaatattattatgatccaaaaaattattattaaattttaaactaatcgAATCAAATTTCAATTCACTTTTGTTAGGTTGAGTTTGATAGGCCAACCTTTTATAATCCATTTTTCTCACATATACAATTCACAGGCAAACTGCaacttaaattgaaaaataaaaggaatcaAATTATCTCCCTCTACCAAACTTGTCAATCTCACTGTCATGTATCAGGCAAACATAAAAGCAAAGGCCAAAAACATCTCCTTGttcctttctcctttttttagtgggtttcctttttattttttttctttcccttcaaattataaccagttattataaaatcacaactctttaaaaaaatggatgGAGAAGATGggaataattttagattttattattattatttgtcgaggacttgaaaatttattatcagTAAGGAAGAAAAGTCCATAGTCAATAGGATGCGATcaagagtgagttatcacaaaTTCAAATGCAACAGTCAGCTCCTTGTAGACCATCTATCCCTGATGTATTGGTTGCACGTGTCAGCACCAAAGAAAGCTGTGCCGAGGCTGCTGCAAATGTTGTTGCTAAGGAGCGGTCTACACTTGATGCTTCTATTGTGGGGTTATACATTGTGTGTGGTGATAGTACACAGGTGGTGGCTTCGGGAAAAATGTATGGAGTTGGTGGCATTATACACAATGTTGCTTATGCAGATGATGTAGTAAGGGTTTGTGTTGACACAATTTACGATGGTGACGCCAGTGTCCCGTTTCCCACTACAAAGATTCAGTATGTCAGGGACGCGAGTAGCACATTCATTGCATGGCCCAGACATCTAGTGAAGCCTATAACTGATGTAAGTAATATAATTATCGCCTTGCCTAatgtcatttaatttaatacacCATTTGTGATTAACTTTACTACTTATTTTCTTGTACCATATAGGATTCAAATCATAATGCGCGTTTGCCAGTTGGACGTCTTGGTGAGGCTGAGGTTGCAGCGGAACCTGATCCGTTGGGCGAATTGATGTAGACATTGTTTTACGTGTATAAGAGTCCAGTGGAAGTGCCGTGGGAGGCGACGCAATTTGGACTTCCTGATGTTGGGGCAAAATTTTTCATCACACATGCTGATCTAACGGAAATAATATCAGGTGACAAGTGTTTGAACATATCTATCCTGCAGCTGTGGACCATGTAAGTCATTTTTCTTCAACCTTTATGTTTGATTACGTCATAACCAACATTCTTGAATCTAAAACATTTACAATATTCATGACTTGTGTTGCAAATAGTTTTATGAATAACTGTGGTAGAAGCAAAGTTGATCAGTCACTATATGGTCTGTTGGAGCCTCAATCTATACACAATGCTAAGGACAGACGTGAACAATGCCAAGAATACATTCAAACATGGGTCAAGGAATCACAAAGGCAGTTGTACTTAGGGGCTTACTTGCATCAGTAAGTTGAACGGTTGTTGTAATTAAAGTCGTTTTTTTGCTTGAATAAAAACCTAATTGTAATTGTCAATTTCAAGGCACATTGGCAACTATTTGTTTTGTGTCCAAGGGAAAACACggttgtttggttttgttctctGAGGAAGAAGCCAGATATTAACATCAAAGCCACAATTAACAGGTTCTATTCAAATATACAAATGATGGTCTGTGGAGGTAACTGTTGTTACATATACAGAAATAATGGTTGTCATATATatggttgtttgtattttttttactagtgcAATGAAGACAATAACCAGTTCTTTCCAAGGCATGTCTAATCAAGCTGCACCTCGGTGGGTTGAACCAAAGGTTAGAAATTATTGAAGTTCTACCTGTTTCTAATGAAGTGTTTGTACATGTTGAAGTCTTGTATCTTAACTAACAATTTTCACTGTTCAATTTAGAGTCATGTCCAAACTGGAGCGTACGAGTGCggatattatgtcatgcattggatgtggtgCATAGTGACTGGTGGATTGAAGGATGACTGGAACAAGGTATACGTAATGCATTGACTTACAATTGTAGgttttgttaatatttgttaagTTACTAATAATGTCATCAATTCTTAATTTTGTAGTGGTTTTCTGATGGATCACCGTTAGACGTGGAGGCCATCACCACACTTCGCCAAAAATGGGCAACATTCTTTTTAAGTATTAGGAAAAACGGATGCTAAAGAGGATTTTCATTATGTAGTAGAACATTTTTAGTGTCATTACatcattttgtttaaaatttcaaacaattgtttcatttgattATATGCAAGGCACAATTAAGGTCTCCATTGTTTATGCTTAAATTGTTTTAGTTtgtggttttattttattataaaatattcattttaataggATCAACGCAATTATTAGTTCATAGATTCCCTTGTCGGCCATATGAGCTCTCTATTACAAATGTTATTTGTTTGTCTACATGGTAATGTCTTAAGCAACATAGAAAGGTGACTTTTGTTAGGGctcatgtttaattaattttagcaCTTGTTTAGCTTGTTTCAAGTGTGATGCACTTGTTTAGTGTACTTGCATGGTGCATGTTAAATAATCGAAAGAAACAGCTAACAACGTAGACTTGGATGGGCTCGTCGTTATTGGTGGTGATGACTTAAACACTAATGTGTGCCTTCTTGCCGAGAATTTCAGGTTTGtagctgaattttatttctgtTGTAATCTGTGTCTTAGGACATTTCCATTCATGAATATGCATAGTCATCCTGCAGGTTTATTTGCCATAGTCAATGGACTCTGTTTGCCCTATTGGCTTTCACTGTGCCACTGAAATCTCCGCTCTTCTTACTCCTCCTTCACCTCTTCAAGTTCAAGTAATCTCTTCATTCATATTATACACCTTTCTTAACCCTTTTCATTATGCTCTTTTCACTCTTGAGGAAGATTATCACAACCTTTTGTCTACAAGAGGGTGCAATGGTATCACTGTCAAACAGGATGGCAactctggaaaaggttttgatttttttattttcaattttaataattctGTCATTTGTTTATGTTCCATAAAGctgttaaatttatatatacttcA of Glycine soja cultivar W05 chromosome 1, ASM419377v2, whole genome shotgun sequence contains these proteins:
- the LOC114366893 gene encoding uncharacterized protein LOC114366893, which codes for MTCVANSFMNNCGRSKVDQSLYGLLEPQSIHNAKDRREQCQEYIQTWVKESQRQLYLGAYLHQENTVVWFCSLRKKPDINIKATINSAMKTITSSFQGMSNQAAPRWVEPKSHVQTGAYECGYYVMHWMWCIVTGGLKDDWNKWFSDGSPLDVEAITTLRQKWATFFLSIRKNGC